A window of Zingiber officinale cultivar Zhangliang chromosome 5A, Zo_v1.1, whole genome shotgun sequence contains these coding sequences:
- the LOC121982997 gene encoding putative Myb family transcription factor At1g14600 isoform X2, giving the protein MGNCGRNGAVRQYTRSKLPRLKWTPDLHHLFVNAIQRLGGQDKATPKLVLQLMDVRGLTISHVKSHLQMYRSLRSDLSRQELQARKHPASYESEEKVDGASCPHSKFSKELHSQFFKPLKRIRAETQQKEADFLGFNDRHAKLINAPGTVKQEFRLCKNNLNTRHCYVNGCYKSPTFIDEILDKEEAYGCSLSLSLSPASAQRKAVSSSSRQISGCSGGRRINLDLSMSICSS; this is encoded by the exons ATGGGGAACTGTGGGAGGAACGGAGCAGTGAGGCAGTACACAAGATCTAAGCTTCCTCGCCTCAAGTGGACTCCTGACCTCCATCACCTCTTTGTCAACGCGATTCAGAGGCTTGGAGGCCAAGACA AGGCCACTCCTAAGCTTGTGCTTCAGTTGATGGATGTCAGAGGCTTAACTATATCTCACGTAAAGTCCCATCTCCAG ATGTATAGAAGCCTAAGGAGTGACCTGAGCAGACAAG AGTTGCAAGCGAGAAAGCACCCTGCGAGCTATGAAAGTGAGGAGAAAGTTGATGGTGCTTCATGTCCTCATTCGAAGTTCAGCAAAGAGTTGCACTCTCAGTTCTTTAAGCCTCTGAAAAG AATTAGGGCGGAAACGCAGCAGAAAGAAGCTGATTTCTTGGGGTTTAACGATCGCCATGCCAAGCTCATTAATGCTCCAGGAACAGTGAAGCAGGAATTCAGGCTTTGTAAG AACAATTTAAACACCAGGCACTGCTACGTGAATGGATGCTACAAGTCCCCAACCTTCATTGATGAGATATTGGACAAGGAAGAAGCCTATGGCTGTTCGTTATCGCTATCGTTATCACCGGCTTCTGCTCAAAGAAAGGCAGTTTCTTCGTCGAGTAGGCAGATCAGTGGATGCTCTGGGGGTCGCAGAATCAATCTGGATCTTTCCATGTCTATTTGCAGCTCTTAA
- the LOC121982997 gene encoding putative Myb family transcription factor At1g14600 isoform X1 yields MGNCGRNGAVRQYTRSKLPRLKWTPDLHHLFVNAIQRLGGQDSTHRSQATPKLVLQLMDVRGLTISHVKSHLQMYRSLRSDLSRQELQARKHPASYESEEKVDGASCPHSKFSKELHSQFFKPLKRIRAETQQKEADFLGFNDRHAKLINAPGTVKQEFRLCKNNLNTRHCYVNGCYKSPTFIDEILDKEEAYGCSLSLSLSPASAQRKAVSSSSRQISGCSGGRRINLDLSMSICSS; encoded by the exons ATGGGGAACTGTGGGAGGAACGGAGCAGTGAGGCAGTACACAAGATCTAAGCTTCCTCGCCTCAAGTGGACTCCTGACCTCCATCACCTCTTTGTCAACGCGATTCAGAGGCTTGGAGGCCAAGACAGTACACATCGTTCCC AGGCCACTCCTAAGCTTGTGCTTCAGTTGATGGATGTCAGAGGCTTAACTATATCTCACGTAAAGTCCCATCTCCAG ATGTATAGAAGCCTAAGGAGTGACCTGAGCAGACAAG AGTTGCAAGCGAGAAAGCACCCTGCGAGCTATGAAAGTGAGGAGAAAGTTGATGGTGCTTCATGTCCTCATTCGAAGTTCAGCAAAGAGTTGCACTCTCAGTTCTTTAAGCCTCTGAAAAG AATTAGGGCGGAAACGCAGCAGAAAGAAGCTGATTTCTTGGGGTTTAACGATCGCCATGCCAAGCTCATTAATGCTCCAGGAACAGTGAAGCAGGAATTCAGGCTTTGTAAG AACAATTTAAACACCAGGCACTGCTACGTGAATGGATGCTACAAGTCCCCAACCTTCATTGATGAGATATTGGACAAGGAAGAAGCCTATGGCTGTTCGTTATCGCTATCGTTATCACCGGCTTCTGCTCAAAGAAAGGCAGTTTCTTCGTCGAGTAGGCAGATCAGTGGATGCTCTGGGGGTCGCAGAATCAATCTGGATCTTTCCATGTCTATTTGCAGCTCTTAA
- the LOC121982997 gene encoding myb family transcription factor MOF1-like isoform X3 has translation MGNCGRNGAVRQYTRSKLPRLKWTPDLHHLFVNAIQRLGGQDSTHRSQATPKLVLQLMDVRGLTISHVKSHLQMYRSLRSDLSRQELQARKHPASYESEEKVDGASCPHSKFSKELHSQFFKPLKRIRAETQQKEADFLGFNDRHAKLINAPGTVKQEFRLCKCRTI, from the exons ATGGGGAACTGTGGGAGGAACGGAGCAGTGAGGCAGTACACAAGATCTAAGCTTCCTCGCCTCAAGTGGACTCCTGACCTCCATCACCTCTTTGTCAACGCGATTCAGAGGCTTGGAGGCCAAGACAGTACACATCGTTCCC AGGCCACTCCTAAGCTTGTGCTTCAGTTGATGGATGTCAGAGGCTTAACTATATCTCACGTAAAGTCCCATCTCCAG ATGTATAGAAGCCTAAGGAGTGACCTGAGCAGACAAG AGTTGCAAGCGAGAAAGCACCCTGCGAGCTATGAAAGTGAGGAGAAAGTTGATGGTGCTTCATGTCCTCATTCGAAGTTCAGCAAAGAGTTGCACTCTCAGTTCTTTAAGCCTCTGAAAAG AATTAGGGCGGAAACGCAGCAGAAAGAAGCTGATTTCTTGGGGTTTAACGATCGCCATGCCAAGCTCATTAATGCTCCAGGAACAGTGAAGCAGGAATTCAGGCTTTGTAAG TGCAGAACAATTTAA